In Leishmania braziliensis MHOM/BR/75/M2904 complete genome, chromosome 18, the following proteins share a genomic window:
- a CDS encoding putative vacuolar protein sorting complex subunit, with protein MPHRRHFDRTSRLGSWISLGTEALFRFAELEDYSNTLPFKFDNSLMAHSGYGGLVALFSPRACNFSTNENSIFLFHLAGTPLQKRPRIQLKAIERVIYMTWNKAADHLIVVLNTGFVHFYNYCGAAAAPSLPMEIPIACTSCDNGFVALVDTATEAKLVLVHLGRQKEYTMRELSLPQSIRQFMTTIALVALESVDKEETKEVFLSYTPWSSNSFICRCLFGASNSSFLELAVPVEGGRVLGMCRSPTSRAVAFMMLDGSLYSTSSGFSEVSLLRRTDVTLESFLQMTWCGGHCVAYLQRMQYGGALDEGEDCPCSLFLMNVDEPDNNDCISDLPFDACLLPEKDGAWVLSREKLFFLQVAPLAVQRVFSVASRAAGAMLVATYDEFMTGDASAVRMLRNLERASGALVEAVAECVAAAGFEFDAAQQKRLLRIAAFGRTFCSLCDSSAFVAMSKRLRVRNHLRLEPLGMIVTDQQLTDLGEARLLQRLTVCNEHQVAFCVAEAIGSDVKLVMLDWAMCRLARVSVHNKEEEREVAKQIVKKLKACSFTSFAELAQQAKVAGRGTAAVVLLDAEVNPSQQVTMLLSIGEPDMALKRAIHAADADLVFTVMVHMIRNRGSTALASLTAHKTTCDLLLQYVGVCEGSQQLMAECFNKHPRVQAYFHLCSYFREEARLGHALSQSMESGSWEMLQECKGVDIQAAIVSTKRAVEHSPRSQPTTTAFSPIVGSGIPFPLSMIEERFLQLQNNLLEEQTQLMNEYKDYRFLQASAADTIRYAFEHGRTSVAQRLKTAFCVPEKMFQRCMLSAYLCTGQWELIDDMSGISSSKKTLLDGEAFVTALLSYKRPQQAKQYISRIPKIETRMEYYVLCSDWFGAAADCKRNNDPDLLTQLKDRAKGNPDVLRQIEEGWCTLTQTTGISFPKFF; from the coding sequence ATGCCTCACAGGCGGCACTTTGATCGAACCAGTCGTCTAGGATCATGGATCTCGCTAGGAACAGAAgctctttttcgctttgcGGAGTTGGAGGACTACTCCAACACGCTTCCGTTCAAGTTCGATAATTCTCTGATGGCACACAGTGGATACGGTGGGCTTgttgctcttttttctcctaGAGCGTGTAATTTTTCAACAAACGAGAACTCTATCTTCCTCTTTCATCTCGCCGGAACTCCTTTGCAGAAACGCCCCCGTATTCAATTAAAGGCGATTGAAAGGGTCATCTACATGACATGGAACAAGGCAGCTGATCACTTAATAGTTGTTTTGAATACAGGATTCGTCCACTTTTACAACTactgcggcgcagcagcagcgccatcttTGCCGATGGAAATACCAATTGCCTGTACATCGTGTGATAATGGGTTTGTTGCACTTGTTGACACGGCAACTGAAGCGAAGCTTGTACTCGTACACCTTGGACGACAAAAGGAGTACACGATGCGAGAACTCTCTTTGCCACAGAGCATTCGCCAATTCATGACCACCATCGCGCTCGTCGCCCTCGAAAGCGTTGACAAAGAAGAGACAAAAGAGGTGTTTCTTTCTTATACACCATGGTCCTCGAACTCATTTATTTGCCGGTGCCTTTTCGGAGCGTCGAACTCATCCTTCTTAGAACTCGCTGTACCAGTTGAAGGAGGACGCGTTCTAGGGATGTGTCGCTCGCCTACCAGTCGTGCCGTCGCGTTCATGATGCTAGATGGATCGTTATACTCGACAAGTAGTGGATTCTCTGAGGTTTCGCTGCTTAGGCGCACCGACGTGACTCTGGAAAGTTTTCTGCAAATGACGTGGTGTGGAGGTCATTGCGTTGCATACCTACAGCGAATGCAGTACGGTGGCGCGTTGGATGAGGGTGAGGACTGCCCCTGCTCGCTTTTCTTGATGAACGTCGATGAACCTGACAACAATGACTGCATCTCTGATTTACCGTTTGACGCCTGTCTTCTTCCCGAGAAGGACGGCGCTTGGGTGCTTTCGCGGGAGAAGCTGTTTTTCTTGCAGGTGGCACCGCTTGCCGTTCAGCGCGTCTTTTCTGTCGCTTCGAGGGCTGCTGGGGCGATGCTTGTCGCAACCTACGACGAGTTCATGACCGGCGATGCGTCTGCGGTGCGGATGCTACGAAATCTTGAGCGTGCTTCAGGTGCCCTGGTGGAAGCGGTAGCCGAATgcgttgctgcagctggtTTTGAGTttgatgcggcgcagcagaagcgGCTGTTGCGAATCGCTGCATTTGGTCGCACATTTTGTTCCCTCTGTGATTCAAGCGCATTTGTGGCCATGTCAAAGCGACTGCGTGTGCGCAATCATCTTCGCCTTGAGCCGCTTGGAATGATTGTGACTGACCAGCAGCTCACTGATCTCGGTGAGGCACGCCTTCTACAGCGTCTTACTGTGTGCAATGAGCACCAGGTAGCCTTTTGTGTGGCAGAAGCTATTGGGTCAGATGTCAAGCTGGTGATGCTGGACTGGGCGATGTGCAGGCTGGCGCGTGTCTCAGTTCAcaacaaggaggaggagcgagaggTCGCAAAGCAAATAGTTAAGAAGCTGAAGGCGTGTAGTTTCACTTCATTCGCAGAGCTGGCACAGCAGGCCAAGGTCGCCGgccgcggcaccgccgcggtggtACTGCTGGATGCGGAAGTGAACCCCTCTCAGCAAGTGACAATGCTGCTTAGCATTGGCGAGCCTGACATGGCCCTGAAGCGTGCCATTCACGCCGCTGACGCGGACCTAGTGTTCACGGTCATGGTTCACATGATCCGCAACCGTGGGTCCACTGCACTTGCCAGCTTGACAGCGCATAAAACCACGTGCGATCTGCTTCTGCAATACGTGGGGGTGTGCGAAGGCAGTCAGCAGCTCATGGCTGAGTGCTTCAACAAGCACCCACGAGTTCAGGCATACTTTCATCTGTGCAGCTACTTTCGCGAGGAAGCACGGCTGGGACACGCACTGTCGCAGTCGATGGAAAGCGGAAGCTGGGAAATGTTGCAAGAATGCAAAGGCGTGGACATCCAGGCTGCTATTGTCTCAACTAAGAGGGCTGTGGAACACAGCCCACGCTCGCAACCAACCACCACAGCCTTTTCTCCGATCGTCGGTAGCGGGATTCCGTTCCCGCTTTCCATGATCGAGGAGCGCTTTTTGCAGCTGCAGAACAACCTCCTTGAAGAGCAGACCCAGCTCATGAACGAATACAAGGACTACCGCTTCTTACaggccagcgccgccgacacAATCCGCTACGCTTTTGAGCATGGACGCACTTCTGTTGCGCAGCGGTTGAAGACTGCGTTTTGCGTGCCAGAGAAGATGTTTCAACGATGTATGCTCAGTGCGTACTTGTGCACTGGCCAGTGGGAGCTCATAGACGACATGAGCGGCATCTCGTCTAGCAAGAAGACGCTGCTTGACGGCGAGGCCTTTGTCACCGCCTTGCTTTCATACAAGCGCCCACAGCAGGCAAAACAGTACATTTCGCGCATTCCAAAGATTGAGACGCGAATGGAGTACTACGTTCTCTGCAGCGACTGGttcggtgccgctgccgactgCAAGCGGAACAATGACCCCGATTTACTGACGCAGCTGAAGGACCGCGCCAAAGGTAATCCAGATGTACTGCGCCAGATTGAAGAGGGCTGGTGCACACTGACCCAAACTACAGGTATCAGCTTTCCCAAGTTCTTTTAG
- a CDS encoding protein kinase A catalytic subunit, whose product MVTKVEASKWRLSDLEMRETVGTGTFGRVRLVRHKGTGQYAALKILKKQEVLRMKQVDHVMAEASLLQEIDHPFIVNMLRGYMDKNRLYILLEYVVGGELFSHLRKAGKFPNDVSKFYCAEVILAFDYLHSKTIVYRDLKPENILLDQDGNIKITDFGFAKRVAERTFTLCGTPEYLAPEIIQSKGHNKAVDWWALGILLYEMLVGYPPFFDDSPMKIYEKILVGKVLFPRWVDSKARDFIKGLLSLDPTKRLGNLPNGAEDIKNHKYFAEVDWNVVLSKKIPAPIPVRQHKEGDTHYFDKYPDSPLNAFRTLTASQQDCFANFCNGQYTDD is encoded by the coding sequence ATGGTCACCAAGGTTGAGGCTTCCAAATGGAGGCTGAGTGACTTGGAGATGCGTGAGACGGTCGGCACCGGGACTTTCGGGCGAGTACGCTTGGTGAGGCACAAGGGAACAGGCCAATACGCGGCCCTCAAGATCCTCAAGAAGCAGGAGGTACTCCGAATGAAACAGGTTGACCACGTGATGGCGGAGGCAAGTCTTCTCCAGGAGATCGATCACCCTTTCATTGTTAACATGCTACGGGGATACATGGACAAGAACCGGCTGTACATTCTTCTCGAATACGTGGTAGGCGGCGAGCTGTTCTCGCATCTCCGCAAGGCCGGCAAGTTTCCTAATGATGTATCGAAGTTCTACTGCGCGGAGGTGATCCTAGCGTTTGACTACTTGCACAGCAAGACAATCGTTTACCGCGATCTGAAACCGGAGAACATCCTCCTCGACCAGGACGGCAATATAAAGATTACAGATTTTGGTTTCGCAAAGCGCGTGGCGGAGCGTACGTTTACGCTTTGCGGCACACCCGAGTACCTAGCCCCCGAGATCATTCAGAGCAAGGGGCACAACAAGGCTGTCGACTGGTGGGCGCTGGGGATCCTGCTCTACGAAATGCTGGTTGGCTACCCACCGTTCTTCGACGACAGCCCGATGAAAATTTACGAAAAGATCCTTGTAGGCAAGGTTCTCTTCCCGCGGTGGGTAGACTCAAAGGCCCGAGACTTCATCAAGGGCCTTCTGTCCCTCGATCCCACGAAGCGTCTCGGCAATCTGCCCAACGGTGCCGAGGACATCAAGAACCACAAGTACTTTGCGGAAGTGGACTGGAACGTAGTGCTGTCCAAGAAGATCCCCGCGCCAATCCCGGTGCGGCAGCACAAGGAAGGTGACACCCACTACTTCGACAAATACCCCGACAGCCCACTCAACGCTTTTCGGACTTTGACTGCATCACAGCAGGATTGCTTCGCCAATTTCTGCAACGGCCAGTATACGGACGACTAG